Proteins from one Panthera leo isolate Ple1 chromosome D1, P.leo_Ple1_pat1.1, whole genome shotgun sequence genomic window:
- the LOC122201401 gene encoding interferon-induced very large GTPase 1-like: protein MATAKSTPDEPLLRGKRTHDLQEMLTEVGLALEYWLPKLQEHLGVTCAQALQHLEEKDLQKLKSQARHSWEKKALEMLLNMSHSNSLSELQESRLEMMKKMQKHAEQTLQELRDLLSEGRQQEEEAVRKKQAELRQAMGIPDEYWPPPQKSLQEVMENIQKQLNLMEGTLSHRQNLPDGDLVRWASGGLALQGIYKTSDERGLIEKREELLSVPKNFSLFGPEQGTRMETREFTSSQAESTFTQTIEKLGFSATASAKGKGWGFSLKASVHHSIHSESKKTQQSHSEHSYFCSTKFSYIPLASCHFPTDQLQLSKAALQELKCIEDLLGQSAGSDRLPLLKSRSEAFFHRFGSHANQGPLHLGGIYWWKAISEGFQSEQLAEVKQQSAKALDIYIRGSYSGFGIQVATDVAVTDSHSKDDSQSTSSQNLQTKIQLSVAQTGGPPEANDLFQWKAGLVASNRTWCVIDRGIQLVPVWDIILSSHRSDFKDPLQVAMCLKDSYTALTGLTTQIQSGEELLSVVKKARVFLEDVKSWEVSDPEEQLKKLINFMQMLSQKLKSYDTWINICLTDRDLQNFLVNTVNFCKRYSIYETKFIKSQLRSLLDPHIYSVTNFPQAHSIMQWIFRSESEQEYIKISQFSELIKIFQKTKNDFMEVKIKSESPEIVEEAQRKATYEVSLSLRCFLNYLQETEQPDIQLLLLSIATGAGYHMVNKTFQYLLGCDELDFLVHEMQTAQDKYQELKNICSHRAQAFLVLTGLTATVGVTAVSPKEKTQRLTFIRQYMGQSLTKEVVDVLTKPGADHDWVNLEKDLSLLIDGNYEATTPSLKMDEVRKHLQSIFHEKELPHEPHDNENNKWEATENGAFLELLQRLGLEHYYPKRMSRANFHLIYKTSVYNTQPSSERELPFYFLQKLLMLDYGLRYLVFKDDGNTENQVYLSASKQKNEVFDPYDDFFEDNDSPTNPSDTNSRPHIHPMDIQMAILHCADDFARQYILAKLSICQFALPLLIPNPCNSQIEFSLWSLSQIRRSWQQARKSTKEAKNNYKNQQMCRVSTPIVSFVRVGNGFSASKSQIMNCILSKRKHDIFFHRHCRGSSKDCLLMGGVVEICWFCPGGEDEDRFDNCLTFTNLHGDAKEHEKQLTFLQEISSLIVVLMATSDGNQENRKIIRGLCELSKPLICLLDDKEKTTASNSGQKVRIGIRNRNEAELTEELKTTIRHLLELSDTTFSLEDCAQIARKQGFLIDEDQRDCKEAKEKAEVLMALLGEMQISQMKENLLPLQGHLWHLWCKKDKELYHLREKGNRSIEQHKSEIEAEKQIIRQQQLTRAFPLNELMQSVLEIIQNHSETHTKLYFLQWLSVSLDNLTAGHLEKLNEKKKALWSLVQTEKKKAPKNTSLKHWQNEIEAISTEITDCTLGIEQLLREIGQIYEVLEETFSTKDNLFLSLPQIAADLMISGLPIELMDGDASYVPLKWVAAIFDKVSEKLGDKRLFVLSILGLQSSGKSTLLNALFGLQFTVSAGRCTRGAYMQLLKVEETFTEELGFDFVLVVDTEGLRAPELSSKSQNRDNELATFVIGLGNLTLINIFGENPSEMQDILQIVVQAFLRMKQVKISPSCLFVHQNVGEVTAKDQTMEGRRRLEQRLDEMAAKAAEQEQYSDVTRFSDVIKFDVNTHVYYFAHLWDGNPPMAPPNPRYSHNVQELKSRILLTAKQESRGGIMKISDVKFRVQDLWRALVNENFIFSFRNTREVMAMSKLETMYNYWTWELRSHVLGLQNQLINQIQNGKIETFRKSTFKAPVTEKYEAIKQELEKYFNEDPDSEILVQWKANFENKLMILTEALILESQKKADELISFKKSQEKLDSKKSGYEKELLEKSRRLALTVKGTELSEEELHEKFNQLWQKWVYAVSSTLPPVTEPNIDVDSENILLEYFKKERNIVDTLKENPGEKFQIKYDKHVKMNMKYYIITRTLEGYDKMSIDKTTDHIISRYTETIKNIWTQQRDYNPNYFHEILRIIDEEVKSANTDGRYTFTSKYEIDLSLCLFQKASETFKKMHRAFKRANDPVNYLESKKEDFFMSFKISCQGATSVKTFVDFLWHKLTPAVSTTIWEQMVLKIAGDMRANCPAFNGNKSNLEKHILISLAEEENFDNYWDYLHNSESFFRNYIQNHIKTYCSDKGSEKIKTFLKTTLGDIKTAILSAIHKSTVIAKDKSSTVSGWLDLFCDHLGSNVIFPRKDLISIEHQEIKDIEFLKEAMSEALDPTMKRVEENYLNMSEQEMVLAVQKMLSEHLSGCWKQCPCCGAICTNTIPKHEGDHSVPFHRPHAVSGGYFYKTDNFVIDCCTNLVASDLLLVLRDDWKVPYKNYRQAGGEYAMWSITPDSSTQPYWKWFVSHFRLKLEEKYQKKFINKGKIPDAWDNIKKQDVLDDLKKQ, encoded by the coding sequence ATGGCCACAGCGAAGTCCACCCCTGATGAGCCCCTGCTCAGAGGCAAAAGAACACATGATCTCCAGGAGATGTTGACAGAAGTAGGACTGGCACTCGAGTACTGGTTGCCCAAGTTGCAGGAACACCTAGGTGTGACTTGTGCCCAGGCCTTACAACACCTGGAAGAAAAAGACCTCCAGAAGCTGAAATCTCAAGCACGACATTCCTGGGAGAAAAAAGCCCTGGAGATGCTTCTTAACATGTCACACTCAAATAGTCTTTCAGAGTTACAGGAGTCTCGGCTGGAGATGATGAAGAAAATGCAGAAGCATGCAGAGCAGACACTGCAAGAGCTAAGAGACTTGCTGTCAGAAGGGAGGCAGCAAGAGGAAGAAGCAGTGAGGAAAAAACAGGCAGAGCTGAGGCAGGCAATGGGGATCCCTGACGAATACTGGCCACCTCCCCAAAAGTCCCTACAAGAAGTCATGGAAAACATTCAGAAACAACTCAACCTCATGGAGGGGACATTGTCTCACAGGCAGAACCTCCCAGATGGAGATCTGGTGAGATGGGCATCTGGAGGGTTGGCTCTGCAGGGAATTTACAAAACTAGCGATGAAAGGGGTTTgatagagaagagagaggagctaCTCAGTGTCCCAAAGAACTTCTCACTCTTTGGCCCTGAGCAGGGCACACGGATGGAAACAAGAGAATTTACATCTTCTCAAGCAGAATCCACATTCACCCAGACTATAGAGAAGCTGGGCTTCAGTGCAACTGCCTCAGCCAAAGGTAAAGGTTGGGGATTTAGCCTGAAAGCGAGTGTACATCACAGCATACATTCAGAATCTAAGAAAACCCAACAATCACATTCTGAGCACTCTTATTTTTGCTCAACCAAGTTCAGCTACATCCCGCTGGCTTCCTGCCACTTTCCCACTGATCAGCTCCAGTTATCCAAGGCTGCTCTCCAGGAACTAAAATGCATTGAAGACCTTCTGGGTCAGTCTGCAGGCTCAGACAGACTCCCTTTGCTAAAGTCCAGGAGTGAAGCCTTCTTCCACAGGTTTGGCTCTCATGCTAACCAGGGCCCTCTGCACTTGGGAGGAATCTACTGGTGGAAAGCCATTTCAGAGGGTTTCCAAAGTGAACAGCTGGCAGAAGTGAAACAGCAGTCAGCCAAGGCCCTGGATATTTACATAAGGGGCAGCTACAGTGGCTTTGGAATTCAAGTTGCTACAGACGTGGCTGTGACAGACTCTCATTCAAAAGACGACTCTCAGAGCACAAGCTCCCAAAATCTCCAAACCAAAATCCAATTATCTGTGGCCCAGACAGGTGGCCCACCAGAAGCAAATGACCTTTTCCAGTGGAAAGCTGGCCTAGTTGCCAGTAATCGAACCTGGTGTGTCATTGACCGGGGAATTCAACTGGTGCCCGTCTGGGACATCATCCTCTCCAGCCACAGAAGTGATTTTAAAGATCCTCTTCAGGTAGCTATGTGCCTGAAAGACAGCTACACTGCTCTGACTGGCCTCACTACCCAGATCCAGAGTGGAGAAGAATTACTCAGTGTTGTGAAGAAGGCCAGGGTTTTCCTAGAGGATGTGAAATCCTGGGAGGTATCTGACCCTGAAGAGCAGcttaaaaaactgataaatttcaTGCAAATGTTGAGTCAAAAACTAAAAAGTTATGACACTTGGATTAACATATGCCTGACAGATAGGGATCTGCAGAATTTTCTGGTAAACACTGTCAACTTTTGCAAAAGGTATtccatttatgaaacaaaatttattaaatctCAGTTGCGCAGCCTTTTGGATCCTCACATCTATAGCGTGACAAACTTTCCTCAGGCTCATTCCATCATGCAGTGGATCTTCAGGTCAGAGTCAGAGCAGGAGTATATCAAAATCTCCCAATTTTctgaattaattaaaatctttcaaaaaaccaaaaatgactTCATGGAAGTGAAGATTAAGTCCGAGTCCCCGGAAATAGTGGAGGAAGCACAAAGAAAGGCCACCTATGAGGTCAGCCTGTCTCTTCGCTGCTTCTTGAATTACCTCCAAGAAACAGAGCAGCCAGACATACAGCTCTTGCTACTTTCCATTGCAACTGGCGCAGGTTACCACATGGTAAATAAGACTTTTCAGTATCTCCTGGGGTGTGATGAGTTAGACTTTCTAGTGCATGAAATGCAAACTGCCCAAGATAAATACCAGgagctcaaaaatatttgcagcCACAGGGCTCAGGCATTCCTGGTGCTCACAGGTCTGACAGCCACTGTTGGAGTTACAGCTGTTTCTCCAAAGGAGAAAACACAACGTTTGACATTTATAAGACAGTACATGGGACAATCATTGACTAAAGAAGTTGTAGATGTCCTCACCAAACCTGGAGCAGATCATGACTGGGTAAACCTAGAGAAAGACTTGAGTCTGCTCATTGATGGGAATTATGAAGCCACCACCCCTTCATTGAAAATGGATGAagtgagaaaacatttgcaaagtaTCTTCCATGAAAAGGAACTGCCTCACGAACCACatgataatgaaaacaacaaatgGGAGGCCACAGAAAATGGAGCTTTCTTAGAATTGCTCCAGCGTCTAGGCCTAGAACACTACTACCCAAAGAGGATGAGCAGAGCTAATTTCCATCTGATCTACAAGACTTCTGTGTACAACACCCAGCCCAGCTCTGAACGGGAGCTTCCCTTCTACTTCCTACAGAAGCTACTGATGTTGGATTATGGGCTGAGATATCTGGTCTTCAAAGATGATGGAAACACAGAGAATCAAGTCTATCTAAGTGcctcaaaacagaaaaatgaggtTTTTGATCCATATGATGATTTTTTTGAAGACAATGATAGTCCCACTAATCCTTCAGATACTAATTCCAGACCCCATATTCACCCTATGGATATTCAGATGGCAATTCTTCACTGTGCTGATGATTTTGCTAGACAATATATTCTGGCCAAACTTTCCATTTGCCAGTTTGCCCTCCCTCTTCTTATACCTAATCCTTGCAATTCTCAAATTGAATTCTCTCTTTGGTCTCTCAGTCAAATTAGGAGAAGCTGGCAGCAAGCAAGGAAATCAACAAAAGAGGCAAAGAACAATTACAAGAATCAGCAAATGTGTCGTGTCTCTACCCCCATTGTGTCCTTTGTTAGGGTTGGAAATGGCTTCTCCGCTTCCAAATCTCAGATTATGAACTGTATTCTCAGTAAACGTAAACATGATATCTTTTTTCATCGCCATTGCAGAGGGAGTAGCAAAGACTGTCTCTTGATGGGGGGTGTAGTGGAAATCTGCTGGTTCTGTCCTGGGGGTGAAGATGAGGACAGATTTGACAACTGTCTGACCTTCACCAATCTTCATGGAGATGCCAAGGAACATGAGAAGCAACTCACCTTCCTGCAGGAGATCTCTTCTCTCATTGTAGTCCTCATGGCAACTTCTGATGGCAATCAAGAAAACCGAAAAATTATCCGTGGCCTGTGTGAGCTATCCAAACCTTTGATCTGTCTGCTTGATGACAAAGAAAAAACCACAGCCAGTAATTCTGGCCAAAAAGTGAGAATTGGGATCAGGAACAGAAATGAGGCAGAATTAACAGAGGAGCTCAAAACTACAATCAGACATTTGCTAGAGCTCTCTGACACTACTTTTAGCTTAGAGGACTGTGCCCAGATTGCTCGTAAGCAAGGATTCCTTATTGATGAAGACCAGAGAGACTGCAAGGAAGCCAAAGAAAAGGCAGAGGTTCTCATGGCCCTATTAGGAGAAATGCAGAtatctcagatgaaggaaaacttaCTACCCCTTCAGGGACACCTGTGGCATCTTTGGTGTAAAAAGGACAAAGAACTCTATCAtctgagagaaaagggaaatcgGAGCATTGAACAACACAAGAGTGAGATTgaggcagaaaaacaaataatacggCAGCAACAGTTGACCAGAGCCTTTCCTCTCAATGAGTTAATGCAATCTGTCCTTGAAATTATCCAAAACCATTCAGAAACTCATACCAAACTCTACTTCTTACAATGGCTGAGTGTGTCTTTGGACAACCTGACTGCAGGACACTTGgaaaaactgaatgaaaagaaaaaggctttgTGGTCACTGgtacaaacagaaaagaaaaaagcaccaAAGAACACCTCCCTGAAACACTGGCAAAATGAGATAGAAGCTATTTCTACAGAGATTACTGACTGCACCTTGGGAATTGAACAACTTCTCAGAGAAATAGGCCAGATCTATGAAGTTCTGGAAGAAACTTTCTCCACAAAAGATaacctttttctctcccttccccagattGCTGCAGATCTAATGATATCTGGTCTTCCCATTGAGCTGATGGATGGGGATGCTTCATATGTGCCTCTAAAGTGGGTAGCAGCTATTTTTGACAAGGTCTCTGAGAAACTTGGAGACAAACGACTGTTTGTTCTCTCTATCCTTGGCCTGCAGAGCTCAGGGAAGTCCACCCTGCTGAATGCCCTTTTTGGGCTGCAGTTCACTGTCAGTGCTGGGAGGTGTACCCGGGGTGCCTACATGCAGCTCCTGAAGGTGGAGGAGACATTCACAGAGGAACTGGGCTTTGACTTTGTGCTTGTTGTGGACACAGAAGGACTTCGGGCCCCAGAACTCAGCAGCAAATCCCAGAATCGTGACAATGAGCTGGCAACCTTTGTTATTGGACTTGGAAACTTGACTCTGATTAACATTTTTGGGGAAAATCCATCAGAAATGCAAGATATTCTACAAATAGTTGTCCAAGCCTTTCTGAGGATGAAACAAGTAAAAATCTCTCCTAGCTGCCTTTTTGTCCATCAGAATGTGGGGGAAGTTACAGCTAAAGACCAAACTATGGAAGGACGAAGGCGGCTAGAGCAGAGATTAGATGAAATGGCAGCAAAAGCAGCTGAACAAGAACAGTATTCAGATGTAACCCGATTTAGTGATGTCATTAAGTTTGATGTCAATACTCATGTCTACTACTTTGCTCACCTCTGGGATGGCAATCCTCCAATGGCCCCTCCCAATCCTCGCTACAGCCACAATGTCCAGGAACTGAAGAGTAGAATTCTTCTGACAGCCAAACAGGAATCTAGGGGAGGCATCATGAAGATATCAGATGTAAAATTCCGAGTCCAAGATTTGTGGAGAGCCCTGGTCAATGAgaactttattttcagtttcaggAACACACGAGAAGTCATGGCCATGAGCAAATTGGAAACAATGTATAACTACTGGACCTGGGAGCTGAGGAGTCATGTGCTGGGCTTGCAGAACCAGCTAATCAACCAGATTCAGAATGGGAAAATCGAAACATTCAGAAAAAGCACATTTAAGGCACCAGtcacagaaaaatatgaagccatCAAGCaagaacttgaaaaatattttaatgaagatCCAGATAGTGAAATACTGGTTCAGTGGaaagcaaattttgaaaataagctAATGATCCTTACAGAGGCACTTATTttagaaagccaaaaaaaagCTGATGAACTTATTAGTTTtaagaaaagtcaagaaaaactggacagcaaaaaGTCAGGTTATGAAAAGGAATTATTAGAAAAAAGCCGAAGGTTGGCTTTAACTGTCAAAGGCACAGAATTGAGTGAGGAAGAGCTACATGAGAAGTTCAATCAACTTTGGCAAAAATGGGTCTATGCTGTGTCCTCAACTCTCCCTCCAGTCACAGAGCCTAACATTGATGTGGATTCTGAAAACATCCTTTTGGAGTAtttcaaaaaggagagaaatattgTAGACACACTGAAGGAAAATCCTGGAGAAAAGTTTCAAATCAAATATGACAAACATGTcaaaatgaacatgaaatattaCATAATTACAAGGACATTAGAGGGCTATGATAAAATGTCCATAGATAAGACTACTGACCACATTATTTCAAGATATACTGAAACTATTAAGAATATTTGGACACAACAGCGTGATTACAATCCAAATTATTTCCATGAAATCCTGAGAATAATAGATGAGGAAGTGAAATCTGCAAACACTGATGGAAGATACACATTTACAAGTAAATATGAAAttgatttatctttgtgtttattcCAAAAAGCATCAGAGACTTTTAAGAAGATGCACAGGGCATTCAAGAGAGCAAATGATCCTGTAAACTATCTGGAAAGTAAGAAAGAGGATTTCTTCATGAGTTTTAAGATATCTTGTCAAGGAGCAACTTCAGTCAAaacatttgttgattttctgtggCACAAACTCACTCCTGCTGTCTCTACCACCATATGGGAACAAATGGTCCTCAAAATTGCTGGGGACATGCGAGCTAACTGCCCAGCATTCAACGGAAACAAGTCTAACCTGGAGAAACATATTCTCATCTCTCtggcagaagaagaaaattttgatAATTACTGGGATTACCTTCATAATTCAGAATCATTTTTTAGGAATTACATTCAAAACCATATTAAAACATATTGTTCagacaaaggaagtgaaaaaataaagacttttttaaaaacaactttaggTGATATCAAGACTGCCATCCTCTCAGCTATTCATAAATCCACAGTAATAGCCAAAGATAAAAGCAGCACTGTGTCTGGGTGGTTGGATTTGTTCTGTGATCACCTGGGGAGTAATGTGATCTTTCCAAGAAAAGACTTGATAAGCATTGAACACCAAGAGATAAAAGATATTGAGTTTCTCAAAGAAGCTATGAGTGAAGCTTTGGATCCCACAATGAAGAGAGTAGAAGAGAACTATTTGAATATGTCTGAACAAGAAATGGTTCTGGCAGTTCAGAAAATGCTCTCTGAACATCTCTCTGGCTGCTGGAAACAGTGTCCCTGCTGTGGAGCAATTTGTACAAACACAATCCCTAAACATGAAGGAGACCACAGTGTTCCCTTCCACCGTCCTCACGCTGTTAGTGGAGGGTATTTTTACAAAACAGACAATTTTGTCATTGATTGCTGTACTAATTTGGTAGCAAGCGATCTTCTATTGGTTTTGAGAGATGACTGGAAAGTCCCATATAAGAACTATCGACAGGCAGGAGGGGAGTATGCCATGTGGAGCATCACCCCAGACTCATCTACCCAGCCATACTGGAAATGGTTTGTCTCTCACTTCAGATTAAAGctagaagaaaaatatcagaaaaaatttataaataaaggtaaaatccCTGATGCATGGGACAATATAAAAAAGCAGGATGTGCTCGATGACTTGAAAAAACAGTAA